The DNA window GTGAACTACCAGCTGACTCAATATGGTGAAGCACTGAAGAACAAGATCAAGGAAAACAAGAATGGGTACGAACTGCGCCACCAGTGTACCGTAGATCTATTTGACGAGGCAGAGGCAGACGTTCAGGAGTGGAAGGCACAGGTGGCCCAGCTCAATGCAGAGAATGCTCAGCTTACTACAGAGAATGCCCAACTCACCCACATGGTGGAGATACTGCAAGAGGAAGAGCCAGAGGAGGAGCCGGAAGAAGAAGCACCTGTTGAGATGGATGAGCCTATACCTGCCATAGGAGATGGAGAGATAGACGATTAGAGTTCCTTAGTTACCTTTCCTTATTACTAGGACTTTATCCGTCCATTGttgctattttatttttagtcagCATGACTTATTTCCATTCAGTACGCTTTGTTCATTCAGTTGTTTCTTTAAAttcgaaaattaataaaatatgattattatttATCTCAGTCGTGCATCTATATTCAAGTTATGTTTGTTTATTTACTCAGTTGTTCCAGCATAACTTATCTATTCAATATTGTCGATTTGTACCACAAATTCTTAGAAGCGTTTAACTTGTAGGAAATGGCCGGTAGACCACGGAGACAGAATCGGAACCCCCGTTATgctaacaacaacaacaacactaATGAAGAAGGCAACGGGCCTCCACCTCAGTTCAATCTCAATCAAGCAGACCTAATGGCTATAGCCACGATCGTGGCGACAACACTTCAGGGGTTAGTGAACCCGAATGCTAATCAACAGCCCCCACCTCCACCACAGCATGGGATCAAGTTTCATTATGAGTCACTATGCAAAAACAGGTGTCCAACTTTCAGTGGCGCAGCTGATCCTGAAGTTAGCCAGAGTTGGCTAAAGAGTGTGGAAACTCAGTTGAGACTGTTGGAAGTCCCGGATGCACTAAAAGTGGACGTGATAGTGCCCTTCCTGGAAGACAAGGCAGCTAAATGGTGGGAAGCAGTCTCGCCAGCCATGACCGCTGCTGGGCCAATCACATGGCGTATCATCCGGGAAACATTTCTGAAACAATACTACCCGGCAGAAGTCAGACTGCAGAAGCTAagtgaatttgaaaatttcattCAGACTCCAGACATGTCAGTGGTGGAATACACCTCTCAGTTCAATGCTCTCGGTTCTTATGCTCCAGCAATCATGGCAGACGAAGTTCTGAAATTGCACCGCTTTAAGAAAGGATTGAACAGTAGGATCCAATCAGCTCTAGCAGTCTACCCACCTGCCAACTTTTCAGATTTGATGGGTGCGGCTATCCGAGCCGAGGCTGATATTCGTCGAAGAGAAGGGGAAAACAAGAACAAGCGACCCCTTAACAGCCAGGCTTCTCAAGGGAGACCAGTGTTCAAGAGGCCCAATCAGTCAGGTGGACCTCCCTCCGGGCAATCCCCCGCCACTAACTATCAAGGACTCAAGCCATGCTCAACATGTGGCTTCAAGCACTCCGGGGAATGCCGAAGGGCCAGAGGTGTATGCTTTGGATGTGTGAAAGCGGGACACCGAATTGCAGAATGCCCTACCGCCGCCAACCGACCAGCAGGGCCAAACAGAGGAACTGGGCCAAATACGGGAGCAGGCCCTAGTAAACCAAAGGAGGACAAACCCAATGTTAGTATCTTTGCCATGACTCAGGAAGAGGCTGACGACGCAACTGAAGTAGTGTCAGGTACCATTCTAATTAAATCAGTACCTGCCTATGCATTATTTGACTGCGGTGCTACACATTCCTTTATGTCTAAGAGGTTTGCTAAGAAGTTAGGAGATAAGCCTGATAAACTAACTGAACCCCTCCGAATAGCCACACCTACTAATAGAGCCGTCGAAACTGACGAGATTTTCAGAGACTGTAAAATCAGTGTTAGTGATCAGACTTTTAGCGCCGACGTGATACAGTTGATCATGGTCGATTTCGACGTAATCTTAGGAATGGATTGGTTGGCAAGAAACAGTGCAATAGTAGATTGTAAAGGGAAGAGAGTTAAACTCCTAACCACAGAGCAGAAGGAAGTTGTGTTTCATGGTAAATCCAAGGAACGGAAGTTGCTACTTTTCGAAGCTCAAgcttggaaagccatgaaatCCGGAGAAGACATCTACCTAGCAATGGTCAGTGAGGCAAAAGAAGAAGTCGAGCTGAAACTGGAGGACATCCCGGTAGTGAGAGATTTCCCAGATGTTTTCCCAGAAGAACTCTCAGGGACGGTGCCCGGACCGCGAAGTGGAGTTCGAAATCAACCTGGTTCCCGGtgcggcaccaatctctaaggcaccgtacagaatggcaccggcCGAACTCAAGGAGTCAAAGGAACAactccaagaattgctagatAAAAGGCAGATTCGACcaagtgtgtccccgtggggagctccagtactcttcgtaaagaagaaagacggaagTATGAGATTATGCATCGACTACAGGGAattgaacaagatcacaatcaagaacAGGTACCCTCTACCTCGGATAGACGATCTGTTCGATCAGCTTAAAGGAGCCGCCATCTTTTCTAAACTGGATCTCAGGACAGGATATCACCAATTGAAGGTCAGGGCTGAAGACATTCCCAAGACAGCCTTTCGAACCAGATACGGGCACTATGAATTCACAGTGATGCCCTTTGGACTGACCAACGCACCAGCAGCATTCATGGACCTTATGAACAGAGTGTTCAAGCCATTCCTGGATCAGTTCATAGTGgtattcatcgatgatattctcgTCTATTCTCCTGACGAGGCGAGCCACGAAGAGCACCTTCACCTTGCTCTGCAAATCTTAAGAGAGAATAAGCTCTATGCTAAGTTtagcaagtgtgaattctggctgagaagTGTGTCATTTCTAGGACACGTGATCTCGAGAACAGGAGTGTCAGTGGATCCAAGGAAAGTAGAGGCGATTACAGAGTGGCCGAGACCGAAGAACGCCACCGATATCAGAAGCTTCCTTGGATTGGCAGGGTATTACCGAAAATTCGTCGAAGGGTTCTCCTCGATAGCCGTGCCACTGACGAAGCTCACACAGAAAAATTCTAAATTCACCTGGAGTGAGGATTGCGAGAAAAGTTTCCAGACACTGAAAGAGAAACTCGCATCCAAACCAGTGCTGATCTTGCCAGCAGAGAATAAAGATTTCACTATTTACATTGACGCCTCTAAGGACGGCCTAGGGTCATGCAAGAAGGAAGAGTGATCGCCTAtgcgtcaagacagttgaaaccgCACGAGCAGAATTATCCTACTCATGACCTGGAGCTAGCAGCGGTTGTCTTCGCCttaaagatttggaggcactatctctatggtgctaaatgtgaaatcttcacagaccatcagagcctcaagtacttgttcACCCAGAAGGAACTTAACATGAGGCAAAGGCGATGGATCGAACTCctgaaggactatgacttgaccataagctaccatccgggtaaggcAAACAAAGTGGCTAATGCGCTAAGTCGAAAGGGCCCAGGCAAGATAACTCTAGCGTCCCTCTCTGCCCAGCCATGCCTACCGGAGACCGTCAAGTTAAACCAGGATCGAGACCCGGTACTTACTAAAATTAAGGAGCAGGTCAGAGAAGGGAAGTCTCAGGAGCATCAGATTGATGACAAGggaatcttgtggatgaaaGGGAGACTGTGTGTGCCCGACAGTGATAACCTTCGCCAAGAGATAATGGCAGAGGCGCACAAGTCAAAATTCTCAGTCCATTCAGGCAGTACGAAAATGTACAGGGACCTCAAGAACAGTTTCTGGTGGAATGGCATGAAGAGAGATGTAGCTGAATTCGTCTCCAGATGTTAGGTATGTCAGCAGGTCAAAGCAGAACACcagcgacctggaggattactgcaacctctggagattcctgaatggaaatgggaacatatttcGATGGACTTTGTAGTAGGATTGCCAAGGTCTAGGCAAAGCCACGACGGTATATGGGTGATCGTGGACAGACTCACAAAGACTGAGCACTTCCTACCCGTCCGTATGAATTACAATCTCGATAAGTTGGCTTCTCTGTATATGGACAACATTGTGAGGCTGCATGGAGTACCAGTGAGCATTCTATCCGATAGAGATCCGAGGTTCGTCTCGcacttttggaagagctttaaAGAGGCCATGGGGACGAAAGTGACCCTAAGtacggcctatcatcctcaaaccgatgggcaAACGGAGAGAACCATACAGACCTTAGAAGATATGCTGCGAGCATGCGCTCTTGAATTCAGTAGCAATTGGAGCACCCATTTGCCGTTaattgagtttgcttataacaacagctatcagagcAGCATCGGAATGGCTCCGTACGAAGCCctttatggaaggaaatgtcggtcaccactttactgggatgaaGTGGGAGAAAAAGCCATGGTGGGACCCGAGCTAGTACAGATGACAGTGGATAAGGTTAAAATTGTCCGAGAAAAGctcaaggcagctcaagaccgacaGAAGAGCTGGGCAAATCTTAAAAGAAGACCTGTAGAGTTCAGCGTGGGCGAGAAAGCTTATGTGAAAGTATCGCCTATGAGAGGAGTTGTCCGATTCAGCAAGGCTGGGAAATTGAACCCTCGATATGTTGGACcctttgaaatcttggaaaaagTGGGCACGCTAGCAAGCAGGCTGGCACTGCCACCCAACATGTCAAGGATACACAACGTGTTCCATGTGTCCCAACTAAGAAGGTACATTCCAGACCCGAGTCACGTGTTGGAGGTAGAACCACTCATAATTGAAGGGAACTTGGGGGAAGAACTGAAATACGAAGAAGTCCCCATTAGGATCGTGGACACCAAGGAACAAGTCCTCAGACGACGCATCATCCCCTATGTCAAAGTGCAGTGGTCTAACCATATTGAgagagaagca is part of the Primulina eburnea isolate SZY01 chromosome 1, ASM2296580v1, whole genome shotgun sequence genome and encodes:
- the LOC140807313 gene encoding uncharacterized protein, translating into MAGRPRRQNRNPRYANNNNNTNEEGNGPPPQFNLNQADLMAIATIVATTLQGLVNPNANQQPPPPPQHGIKFHYESLCKNRCPTFSGAADPEVSQSWLKSVETQLRLLEVPDALKVDVIVPFLEDKAAKWWEAVSPAMTAAGPITWRIIRETFLKQYYPAEVRLQKLSEFENFIQTPDMSVVEYTSQFNALGSYAPAIMADEVLKLHRFKKGLNSRIQSALAVYPPANFSDLMGAAIRAEADIRRREGENKNKRPLNSQASQGRPVFKRPNQSGGPPSGQSPATNYQGLKPCSTCGFKHSGECRRARGVCFGCVKAGHRIAECPTAANRPAGPNRGTGPNTGAGPSKPKEDKPNVSIFAMTQEEADDATEVVSGTILIKSVPAYALFDCGATHSFMSKRFAKKLGDKPDKLTEPLRIATPTNRAVETDEIFRDCKISVSDQTFSADVIQLIMVDFDVILGMDWLARNSAIVDCKGKRVKLLTTEQKEVVFHGKSKERKLLLFEAQAWKAMKSGEDIYLAMVSEAKEEVELKLEDIPVVRDFPDVFPEELSGTVPGPRSGVRNQPGSRCGTNL